One Campylobacter concisus genomic window, ACACCCGGATTCGAACCGGGGATCAAAGCTTTGCAGGCTCATGCCTTACCACTTGGCCATGTCGCCATATCGTGGTGCCCGAGACCGGACTTGAACCGGTACGGTAAAAACTACCGAGGGATTTTAAGTCCCTTGCGTCTACCATTCCGCCACTCGGGCTAAGTTAATGGAGCGGGAAACGAGATTCGAACTCGCGACCCCAACCTTGGCAAGGTTGTGCTCTACCCCTGAGCTATTCCCGCGTTAAAGTTTGCAATATTATCCAAAAATTGCTTAAAATTTTATTTTACTAAAACAAATTTCAAAATATTGTAAGCCATAAAAAGATAAAATGCCAAAATCTATTTGGGGTTATAGCTCAGCTGGGAGAGCGCTTGAATGGCATTCAAGAGGTCGGCGGTTCGATCCCGCTTAACTCCACCAACAGACGTTTTCAGGGGTTTTCAAACCTTGTCAAAAAAAGCTTTTCAAAGCCTAAATTTAGGGCTTTTACCACTTTTTAAGCTCTCATCTCTTATCATTGCATTTCATCTAATATCACTCTTTTGAGTGTGTATCTGAGTGTAAAAAAATATTTTTAGTAACTTTTTACACTCAAAAACAAGGGTTACGAAATGGCAAGCTTTACAAACGATTTGGCACTAAAAAAATTTACACTCAAAAATAAAAATCGTGAGTGGGTAAAAGATGACGGAGTAAAATTTTTATATGTGCTTGCTTACAAGACCCAAAAAGAAACCACCAAAACATTTTATTTCAAGTATCAAGAGAGCGACGAGAAGCGAACAACAAAACAAATTAGGCTAGGCAAATATCCAAGCATTACGCTAGCAGAAGCAAGGGCGAAAGCCTTAGAGCTAGAGAGGTTAAGAGATAGGGGCGAAGACTTGCAGACAGCCACAGCCAAGCAAAAAGCTATCACGTTTAAAGATGTAGCCGATGAGTGGATAGAAAAAGAGCAGAGCAAAAGCCTCGTATCGACTAAGAAGCAAATAGGGCGTGTAAAAAATCATCTCATCTTTTATTTAGGTAGCAAAGAGATAACCGCTCTAAAGCGTAGAGATTATATGCAAGTAATCGAGCAGATACAAGCACAAGAAATCAAAAAGGGCATAA contains:
- a CDS encoding integrase arm-type DNA-binding domain-containing protein, whose protein sequence is MASFTNDLALKKFTLKNKNREWVKDDGVKFLYVLAYKTQKETTKTFYFKYQESDEKRTTKQIRLGKYPSITLAEARAKALELERLRDRGEDLQTATAKQKAITFKDVADEWIEKEQSKSLVSTKKQIGRVKNHLIFYLGSKEITALKRRDYMQVIEQIQAQEIKKGITH